AGAGGttaagaaaaagaagaaaactcCAGCATCTCAAAGGTAAGTTACTATGAATGAAGTGATACATACATTAATGTAACAGTATCATGGCTCACAATGGCATTTAAATTATACCCAACTTTAGAATAGAGACTAGATTGcattttcttgtttgttcttGGTATAGTCTTGTccgcctaaaataaaataaagtttgccAATTAGATGCAATGAAGTAAGAATATCTGTTTCATTGCCCTCATTCTCTGGTTATTAGAACAagagaaaaaagcaaaaatacagaactctgaggaaaattcaaaacaaattcctTAAAGCATTTGTAAAGATTACAGCATTATCACACATACGAGACCCATATGAAAATAGGAATGGAGTTGAGAGAAAAGGGATCTACTTAACTTGCACATTTAAACATAACAACTGGGAAAATCATATACCAATATTTTGGTAGTTTATACTGGCTAATGTTGAAGATATTTCATGTCCTTTGAAAATGAAGATGAGGTCGtgccaataatttctgaatttacaatatttgaaaacaatattcaTTGCTTTCATTggaacatattttgtaaaatatagaTTATGCAAATGAATTAATCTAACagtttgaacatttatttttttagacaaaatGCTGCTCCAGCACCACAAACGCCGGCCATGGCACAAGTACCACAGATCAATCCAGGTAAGACTTTTAAGGAATGGCATAAGCCAGTGTATTAGAATTTGTTATTAGGAGAATTATGTGTTGGTGACAGGTCTTTCATGATTTCTGTttaatatattcatatgtatttaGGGCTATCCtgttcaaacaaacaaacaaacaaatattttattgctaATCACAGTGCCCacaaggagcagaacaatcaacattaattttatactaatgattacaagtgattcaataatgtttaaaatgcattgacgtccattatcactgtactattatgcatattttaggggccagctgaaggacacctacgggtgcgggaattctcgctacattgaagacccattggttgccttcggctgttgtttgctctatggtcgggtggttgtcgctttgacatattcaccatttcctttctcaattttattgtattcaGGCAAAGCACTTTCAAATTATTGTAACCGTCTATAGTGGTAAATTTCACTAACATGTTGACTGTTCTTGAATCTTGACCCCCCTTTGTTGAGATTTGAAAGGACTTTCCCTAGGTTCTATGTATGTTTTTGATTATTTATGTACATGTGTAAATAGCAGTCTGGTTTATAGTGTCcttttgagaaaaacaaatatcagcAGGAAAACCGTGAAAAAAAGCTTAATCACAGACTGGTCCAACACCAACAGCCAACTTTgtcactacaaggcagcactcacaccagcagagtggaaagggattaatataagttgtaaaaatTTGTTTCCCAATCCAATAAAAATATAGATGTTTAAACTTAACCATGTTGACCTGTTTTAATACTTGAACAATGACCTCATAACACCCATTTCTTTTTCAGCCACGACAGCACCATCACAGCCTCCTGCAGCACCAGCTGGGCCTACAACAATACCTGAACAACCACCTAACCAAATCTTATTCTTAACAAATCTACCTGAAGAAACAAATGAGATGATGTTGTCCATGTTGTTCAATCAGTATGTATTTCATATTCTatcatatttaaacaaaaatttgtaTCCGTATAGAAGAAAAACTTCATCATTGCTGAAGTTCATCTTAATTAGAATGTAAACTTTGTAACTTCATATTTAACAgtctttttaattttgcaataagAAGAGCCAATGCAAATTTCTAAATCAATATCCACTGCAGAagcaaacaaatgaaaaatgtatttttattgacCAAAAACAAAGTTATATTGTTGAATTTACTTTATGTATTATCACATAAGCCAGAGCAGTTGCCTTTCATTATTATGTATCTAATCTCAAAATCATTTTGCTTATTTCAGATTCCCTGGTTTCAAGGAAGTACGTTTGGTACCAGGAAGACATGACATTgcttttgttgaatttgaaaatgAGGTTCAGTCTGCAGCTGCTAAAGAGGCGTTACAAGGATTCAAGATCACACCGACAAATGCGATGAAGATATCATTTGCCAAAAAATAGACAATTCTGATGaggacctaatattgtttttgttattaaattttttatcttgACAATGATATAAATCATGCTGAAATTCAGTTTAAAAATATGTAGTGTGGGTACTAAGTGGGTTTTGacatttgaaagatttttttttactacaaataGACTTGCTATTCAGTTTAaaagacttttattttttttaatgtgtaggCAAATCTTTTTACAATGAGTATTTGACTATATATAGTaaaatacaatgatttttttttttcaaatttcaaattgatagtTTGCCCTTAGGTTATTGAAGTAACTCGTCAAATTACTTATACTAaggaatattttatcaaattttgtttaagGGGTGGTGACAAAGGAGAAATGGTCTTGAACAGCTGTGAATATTAGAGAATTGTacctaaatattttataaattttaatgtaatcCTGTTGTACAAGTTGGTAGCTATTTATACTTTTCAATGTAGAGAGGAAAAAGGGGGATTGTGAAGTGTAAGAATACTGTAAATGAGCAAACTCAATTATAAAATGTTACGACTAAAATGTACTTGAATATTTGACAACTTTCAATGTAATCCTGTTGTATAAGTTTGGTAGGTATTTTCACATGAAACTgatcttttcaaatttttctttgaaatacatGTTACTGATTTTTaggcttaatttttttgtttggaaTAATAGATTATAAAGGCTTAAGCTTTCTTTGGAATAATAG
Above is a window of Mytilus galloprovincialis chromosome 7, xbMytGall1.hap1.1, whole genome shotgun sequence DNA encoding:
- the LOC143083071 gene encoding U1 small nuclear ribonucleoprotein A-like, which translates into the protein MDIRPNQSIYINNLNEKIKKDELKKSLYAIFSQFGQILDIVALKTLKMRGQAFVIFKDINSANSALRSMQGFPFYDKPMRIQYSRKDSDLVAKMKGTFVERPKRKKEEEPEVKKKKKTPASQRQNAAPAPQTPAMAQVPQINPATTAPSQPPAAPAGPTTIPEQPPNQILFLTNLPEETNEMMLSMLFNQFPGFKEVRLVPGRHDIAFVEFENEVQSAAAKEALQGFKITPTNAMKISFAKK